In Lycium barbarum isolate Lr01 chromosome 9, ASM1917538v2, whole genome shotgun sequence, the DNA window CTTGGGGACCAGTCTTGCATGCCCTGTTATATATTATCTGCCGCAAAATCTCCACTTTGAAACTGACATTACCTAAAAGCTGGTTGTATATAGTTATGGTTCAGTGGCTTTTGTGATCATAAACCTATTTAATAGAAACGGTTTATGGATTAACTCAAGGGAAGCTAGCATAAATTTGACAGAGGATGATATGTAATAGACGCAGAATTGAGGTGTCAATTTGCAGCATTTCATATCCAGTCTTATAAATTCTCCTCTTGCTAATTTCTCTTATCATTGTTTCTTATGCTTTTTACGCTTTCTTTATTATCCTATATCTGAAAATGCTCCGTAATCTACCTTTTGATCTCCTTCAGAATACGGGAGGATGCGTATAACAAAAACTTAAATCAGCTGAAGGAGCAAAAGGTTGGTCTAATTCTTCCTTTGGTTTCTCACCCAGTGTTCGGCACCTGCTTCCTAATTAATCTGGATTTGTGCGGGGAAGTTTCACCTTCTGAGGCTATAGTTTAGGATGGAGGGTACATATCACTctaccacaatttttttttcttgataaggtAAAATTTTCACTctaccacaatttttttttcttgataaggtAAAATTTTCACTCTACCACAATCTTTGATAGTCGTCTACCACTAATTCATTCTACTGTTTTGCTTGTTATGCACTCTCAATAATTGACGCTTCTTTCTCTTTTGTGAGCATGAGAGACATGCAAAGATATGGCAAAACAATATCATACGCCTAACTTTCTAAAGGGTTTTCTTAAAATAGGTAAACCAAAATTAGTATCTTGTACATTATCATTTACTTAAAGAGTTTATTGTAATTCGGATTATGGCAACTATAATATCGAAGGATTCAAATTATCAACATTTCATTTGTTTTGGCGATGCAATATGTAGGGAAATATTGTAATGCTAATCAAAACCATTGGGTTAACATTTTCTCAACCAAGGAAATACATGCATACAACCTCTAAAATGTATATATCTATGCTTATCCTCCTGACATTTAAAAAATCACTGCATGAATTATAATACAGAAATGGAAGAGAATAAGATAGTGCAGGAACTCTATTGCCGGAGCTACATTAATCAAACATATGATTTTGTAAGAATTCAAAACATAAACAAAAGAGTATGGGTTAAAAATATTCAACTCGTGTTTGAACTACTTTTCTGAAGACACATGCATGAGGTGAAGAAAGGAAAGAACATTTTGGCAATAAGTTTTTGAGTCACGATAAGATACATGAATTTGACATATAAGTTGCATTGTATTTATTGAGGTGTGACTCTGCGTTCAACTTACATTGTACTCATTTCTTTAAATGTAGAACCAATGAAGCTTTGGTGTGGTATTACTAAGAGGTCCATTAATTTTGCACCAATTACTTTCGGGTAATAAATACTCGCATTTTCTATACTTGACCCAAAAAATTAGAAAATTAAACTACACAGTATTTCCACtgtgtacaatttttttttttttcaacagatAAAAATAGGATTTGAATTTCTTAAATGACATGAATCCCTCCTAACAAGTTAACAAAATTCACTTCTCGGCAAAACTTTGACACCCACAAAACCATtacaaaaaagagagagagagagaaaaaaaaaaaaaactcctaatTCCTTTGCGTTTTTGTCTCCCTCTCTTatccttcaaaattttcatttccttttttatgtcatcttcttctcctcttccttcTGGTTGTCCCCAAGAAATCCCAATCCCTACTTGCAGAGGCAATATGTAATtgaatatatatactatatatgcaTAGGTATATACCCCCTCTATATATTCAATTACATCTTCATTTTTATATctcatttcttttttctttttctttttttcatttcaaGAATTTCTCTTTATTTACCCAATAGCAAACACAATTCTACATAAATTTTACCTTTACATAGACCAGAAAACCAGAAGTCCCTTACAAACTTGCTTTTAGTTTTATGTCTTTTTTGACACGTAAGAGATATAATAAGGTCATTTTCTCTCTATTCAATTTGTAAGTGGCCATAAGAGATCATTTCCTTGAATTTCATTGTGATTTGTATAGTTTTGGTATAATTGGGCTTTTGTTTGGTTTTCAACCAAACAAAACTAATAGCATGAGGGTCCATCCTATGTGCATGAAACGTAACATTGCCATACGTGAAGGTATCGATTCAGGTTCAGGTTCGGATATCTTAGCAGTTATGGAAGGAAACCCCATGAAGAAGCTTCGTAAACTACCTCACGTATTTGGGAAGGTTCTTGAACTTCCATTCCGTTCCGATGCTGACGTGGCGGTGGAGGAAGGCCCTGAATTCTTCCGTTTCGTGGCAGAGATGGAATTTGAGGGCGAGGGAGATGCAGGAGGCGTGAGGGTGCATGCAGTGGAGATACATACCGGGATAACGAAGATTGTGGTGAGGAATGGTGTTGCTGGAGATGGTGGTGttaatggtggtggtggtggtggtggtgaagaGGAGTTGTTGTTGGAAGAGCTGAAGGTGGACACGTGGAGGTTCAGGTTGCCAGCTACGACGAAGCCGGAGCTGGCTACAGCTGTGTTTGTGGATGGAGAGTTGATTGTGACGGTGCCAAAAGGTGGACGTGGCGGTGGTGAGTTTGCTGATGGTAGGGATGTTTGGGGTGGTCGTGGTGGAAGGCTTGTTCTTGTACAGTAGCCacaagaatcactaatatatattctaaaaaAGAATTATTCTCCAAATAATAGTATACTAATAATAATTGTTGTACATtatgggattgttgttgttgtaataattGTTGTACATTATGGGATTGTTGTACATTATGGTTGACTCGAGAACTTCATTCTCCATGTAATAATACTACTACTAATATTCtatcatttgattttttttttctttttccctttcatCTCCTGTTTCAAAGGGGCCGTGGCGTAACTAGCTAGTAAAGTTTGTAACTAGTAAAGTTGTTGTCATGTGACCAGAAAGTCATGGGTTTGAGTCGTATAAACAGCCTTTCAGAAATGAAGGGTAAGTCTGCGTACAATAGGCGCTTGTAGTTCGGCCCTTCTCCAGACCCTGCGCATAGCGAAAGCTTAGTGCACCGGCCTGTCATTTTTTATCTCTTAACTGTTTTCTCGTTTTTAAATGGTCTTCTCTCTCGACTTTAGTTTACTTGTCCATTCCTAACTTAACATGATTTTGATCAATAAGAGGAAAGTGGAAAATGCGAATCGATATATTTATTGGAAAGACATATAGAGATTGTATTTTGCCTGTGTTATAGAAGAATGAGTTTTGTGATGGGAGAAGGTCCAGAAACATTTTATAGTACTATTTGAAATGTTTAGCCTTTCACTTGAAAGAAGTGAATACATATTAATACATATAAATTATAGGGAACGTAAAGGAAACCATTGCTTGTTTAATAGAAACTTTCAGGTCTTTAAACATGATTAAGGGGAATGAGAAACACAAaacattgaagaaaaaaaaagataaataggtttTTGACTAATGGCCAACGTTACAAAAATAGAAGATTTCCAATTATTAACTTCCTTTTCTTTTCCGAAAGATGTTAGTACATATTTTGTTTAATCAGTTAACTTACTGATTTGTTATAGTCTGAGGTTGGTTTTCCAGGTAAATTTGTTTCATTTGTAGAACATTCTTACTTTGATTGACCGTACGTTGCGAAGCAGTGACTTTTTTAAGTCCCAAAATCTGTGAAGAGAACTGAATTTGTGTTCGTGTTCTGTGGTTGAGTTGGAGTTACACGAACTACAAAATGGAACCACAACTATAATGATGCAGAATGAAGCAATATGAGGTCCTGTTTGGTCTCATTTACGTATGAGTTTTATGTCAATCAGATAATGCTCCTTTTCATCTGGAGAGGTGGGTGGAAAGACCCCTCTCCCcatatttttaaagaaaaaaaagctCTTTTTAGTTTCAACGCATAGATAGATCAACTCAACTTCTCGAAGTAAATTTGATTTCATGAAAATGTTCACATATGGACTTGGGGGTCGCTTAGTATGACGTATAAGGAAATAAATCATGGTATGTAATTTGGTATAACTTTATTCAATGTCTGGTTGTAATTTCAATCATGTATAACTTATACACCAATTggtgtattattttataccaccaCCAACATGGAATAACTAATCCATGTATAACTTATTCATGGACAAAACTacctttacctttttttttttctagaaaccAATGAAGGTCGAGCA includes these proteins:
- the LOC132609308 gene encoding uncharacterized protein LOC132609308 codes for the protein MRVHPMCMKRNIAIREGIDSGSGSDILAVMEGNPMKKLRKLPHVFGKVLELPFRSDADVAVEEGPEFFRFVAEMEFEGEGDAGGVRVHAVEIHTGITKIVVRNGVAGDGGVNGGGGGGGEEELLLEELKVDTWRFRLPATTKPELATAVFVDGELIVTVPKGGRGGGEFADGRDVWGGRGGRLVLVQ